The stretch of DNA TCGCCGGAACGCCGGCGTCCCAAGTCGAGGCGGAGTCCCAGGCGCCAGAACCGACAGCGTTGGTCTGCGCGTTAGCGCTGATTCCTACTAGCGAGAGAGCTCCGACTAACGAGAGGGCCAAGCCCAACGCCGCGGCGCGGCAAATGTGTGAAAGCTTGCGGGTCATGGTGCGTTCCTGACTGGGATGCGCATGGAGCGCGGGTGAGGAGAGTTCCGCCTAGTCTCTAGCCCGAACAGCAGTCCCGTCGATTTCATGCCCAACGACATCTGGCCTGCCGGCGCGTCGGCGTCGGCAGGCCAAGCCGCCGAAGAAACGGCGGAGCGAAGGGTCGATTCGCTTCGGCCACTAACGCGGCTTCGGCGATCAGGGACAAGCGTTCGGATTAGCGGCTCACGCAGGATTGCCCCGTTACGGGCGTCCGCGGCGCTTGCCTAGTTCGTAATGAGCGCTGCTGGACTCCTTGTTCGAAGCGACAACATCCCCAGCAACGATGGCATCGCGTGTTTCGTGTTCCGTAGTCCGTCAATCGAGCTGATCAGGGAACCTGGTCACATACTTGTCGATCAAGCGACTTCGAATGTTGCGTCACAAGTCGATATGACGACGCATGCCCAAGAGCTCGGCGGATAGTTCCATTCCAATCAAGAGTCGTGCATCTGGCCATGGAGAATCACAACTCGCGGCTGGAATATTTAGCACCTGCCGCAAGGCGTCGAGAACATGCTGTTAAAGTGCTTGAACTGCCTGGCGCAGCAGGTTTTTGACGCTTTCCTTCCAATGCAACTCAAAGCGGCGTTGCGGGTAGATGTACTTCTCTGTGCCAGCTGAAGTCACGAGCTGTCTCTTATACCTGGGCGTTAGCTACACCCCTGATCCGCGATCGATGCGTGGCGATCATCCCACTGCAAGTCGGTACGACGCCCTTCTGGCCCTAAAGAATATTGGATCGTCGTCGCAACTGCGGGGACGCCTTGCGAATGCGAGGCGGTCGGCATCCGCAAGACGAGCCCCCACTTAAGGATTGTGAGTTACCCAAACTGATTGAGTGACTTGTTCGCCTCATCACTCGCAGGAAGCTCTCGTTCTCGCTCTCCTCAGGTCCGTCGGATCTGCGTTCTTCCTGTCGCGAATGAAGACGAGGTCGCCGTGATTCAGCCATTGCCTCAACGCGTCCTGTCACTCAGCATGGAAACATGGGAAGCAGCCTGTCTTGTCGGGCTTCCGCGCCTGCAACTCATGAGAGTGGGACGTCACTTCTCTGAGGCGCCTTTCGCTTAGCGCCGCGGCCTATCCGCCGGCACACTGAACATTGAGGCTAAGGTGAAGAAGCTATTGCGCTGCATCATTGAGACTCATCTTGCGGTCTTCTTAGTCGTCTCCGTCTCGCCGCCATTACTCTGGGCAAGTTCGATCACCGAGACGCACGACTGGGAGATTGTCGCCCGATTGACCGGCCCCGCGGGCTCCGACTCGATCAACCCGACTTGGGACGTCGGCATCGGCGGAACCGACTTGGGCTTTTCGGTCAATCACAACGGCAAGGCTTACTACCTCTTCGGGGACACCTTCGCGTCGGACGCCGGCGCCGGCTCGGGCGGCCCGGACTGGCGTAAGAACGTGATGGCCTACAGCACGGACTTCGAGCCGTCCGACGGCATCACGTTCGACGGCTGGATTACCCGCCCCAACGGCACGGCGACCCAAGTCATCACCCCCGGGACGGCTCCGGTAACGTACATCCCCACCGGTGGCGTCAGTGTCGGCGACAACCTTTACGTGTGGTACATGCACGTCTCGGACTGGAATGAATGGACCCTCAGTCACGCCGGGCTAGGACGCTGGAGTGAAGGCGACAGCCAGTTCACGATCGTCCCCGACTATCAATTCTCGAATCCAAACGGCGGCGCCTACAGCGCCGGCCACGGCTCTCAGGGTTACGGAAACTTTGGCATGGTCGCGGCCAGTTACCGCAACCCGCTGGAGAACACCAGCGACCCGCACATCTACCTGTGGGGGACCCCCGGCGGCCGTGAGGGGGGCGTCAAGCTCGCCCGAGTTCTGCCCGAGCAGATCGAAGACCTTAGCGCGTACGAGTATTTCACCGGCGAGTCGGCGGGAACGCCGCAATGGGGATCGGGGGAGACCAGCGGCGTCAAGCTCGTCGACAGCGGCGTGGGTGAGATGTCGGTCATGTACAACGAAGCGCTCCGCGAATGGACGATGATGAGCATCTCCGGCGGACCGGCGCCCGACATCGAGGTCCGTCACGCCGAGAACCCCTGGGGGCCGTGGTCGGCGCCTAAGACCGTGGTCGACTTTGCAGACGCCCCAGGAGGGATTTACTCTCCCTACATGAACCCGCTGCTCGTGGAGGGCGGCGGTCGGACCGTTTACTTCACGATGTCGCTGTGGGACCCCTACGACGTGTATCTGGCGAAGGCGACGTTCGACATCGACTTCGAGACACGCTGGGACGCGGCCCTCAGTTCGGCGGCGTTTGACGCCAACTGGAGCCATGGTCTGCCAACCGACGAGCATCGGACTCTCGTTGACAACGGCGGCACAATCCGCGTCTCGGCCGCGACGGTCATGCGTGAGATGGTCATCGGCAGCGACGTCTCGCTCGGCGGCGCCGTGCAAGTCTCGCCGTCAGGGTCGCTCACGATCGGCGGCGGCGGCGTCGTGCTGAGCCGCACCAGCACCAGCGAGGCGGAGCTGGTCGTCGCGGGGGGGCGGCTCGAAATACAAGCCGACGCGAACGGAGCCGGCGACATGATCGTCGGGGAACGCGGGCCTGCCACGTTCACGCTGACGGCGGGAGAGACGCGTCTGGCCGGCAATCTCACTTCGGCGGTCTTTGGTTCACACGCAACGATCGAGCACTCGGGCGGAACCCTCGAAGCCAAGGAGCTGCTCCTCGGCGGCGAAGGCCAGTCCGATTACGCGCTCTCGAGCGGCGGCGTCCTTACGGCTCGTGGCCTGATGGTGCTGGCCCGACAAGCCGGGGGCGAGTCGACCTTTACACAGACCGCTGGCGAGGTCGCCCTGTCAACGGCTAGCGCCGTGCCGAGCCGTATCGGTTTGGTGATCGGCGAGCGCGGATCGGCCCAGTACACGATTAGCGACGGCACATTGGACGTGCCGGGCGTCGTCTGGATCGCCGGGCAGGGCGGGTCGCAGGGGGAGCTAGCGATCGAAGGAGGGGCCGTCCGAGTGGGCGGCGACTTGGTCGTTGGCCAGCAAGGGCAGGGCGTGCTGACGCAGAGTGACGGAACGCTTCAGGTCGACGGGCGTTTGCGGGTTGGAAACGGCAGGCTTGAAGTCACCGGAGGCGACCTCACCGTCGGCTCGTACCAACAAGACACGGGTTCGACGTTAGAGTTCGGGATCGGTGTCGTTGAGGGCGGAGACGTAACGGTTCTGAGTACGGCGGTTCTCGGCGGAGACCTGAGCCTCAGGCTACTCGACGATCATTTGCCCAGCGCGGGAGAGTCACACACCCTGCTCGACGCCGGAGCCGATCTCCTCGGCGCGTTCGAGAACATCGCCAGTGGCGACCGCCTCGAGACGCTGGACGGACAAGGGAGCTTCCTCGTCCATTACGGCGCCAATAGCCCATACGGCGCCGATCGATTGGTGCTCGACGCTTTCGAGATCGCCGGCTTGCGTAGCGACTACAACGGCGACGGGCTCGTCGACGCGGCCGACTACACTGTTTGGCGTGACTCGTTCGGCGATCCTGTCAGCCGTCCCTACGACGGCGCCGATGGCGACGGCAACGGGGAGATCGATCAGGCCGACTACGCCATCTGGGCGACGAACTTTGGCGCGTCGGCGGATAGCGATCCTGCCCACGCCGTGCCGGAGCCCTCGGCTCTTGTCGTGGGTGTCGCGATGCTCTTAGCTCTTCAAGTAAAACAGCGATAAGCGCCGGGGTATCGCTGCTCTTGGGGCAACGTAGCGGCAGAGCAGTCTGCGCTTGCCCCCACCAGTCGCGCCTCTGACGCGACGGCTTCCCTAACTCTCGTCGATGACGGCAACGATGCACCTAAAGACCGCTTTCACATGGGGCGCTGCCCTGATGTTCGTGCTCACGATACAGGGCTCCAGCGTCTTCGCTCAGGCGCCGTTGGAAGCGAGAATCTTAGAAACAAAGAAGATCTGGGACCGCGCCGACCATAACGCCTTCACGGACTTGCTCTACTGGAAAGGCGTTTGGTTCTGCGCATTCCGTGAAGCAAAGAGCCACGTCGGCTCGCAAGGCGTGCTTCGTGTGCTGCGATCGGACGACGCCGACAACTGGGAGTCCGCCGCGGTGGTCCGTGATCCCACCTACGACCTACGCGACGCCAAGCTTTCGGTCACTCCGAGTGGCGACCTCATGATCACCGGTGGGGCGCAGACGTCGGCAGACGGTCGCTTGTTGACCGGCACGATCACCGCCGTCTCGAGCGACGGCGTCGAGTGGACTTCGCCGGAGATGGTCGTTGAGCCCGGGCGTTGGGTTTGGGACCTTGCCTGGCGTAACGGCGTCGCCTGGGGGGTCAGTTACGCGGCCCCGGAGGGGACGAAAGCCACGTCGTTGGTCCGCACAACCGACGGTCGTCAGTTCGAAACCCATGTCGAGGAGTTCTTTGCAAAGACCTCCTACCCCAATGAGGCCCGCATCCGATTCGACGCACAGGGCGCGGCCTACTGCTTGCAACGGAGCGATGGCGATCAAGACGCCGCCTACCTCGGCGTCTCCACGCCTCCCTACCAGCGCTGGGAATGGAAAAGCCTCGAGCGATTCATTGGCGGCCCCAGCCTCTTGCAACTGCCGTCCGGAGAGTGGCTCGCCGCGGGACGCATCTTTGAAAACGGCCAGCCAAAGACAGCCGTCCTCAGTCTCGACGTCGAAGCGGGCGCCGTCGAAACGCTGGCCGTGCTCCCTTCCGGTGGAGACTGCAGCTACCCCGGGCTCGACTTCCGCGACGGCGTGCTGCGGGTCTCTTACTACTCGAGCCATGAAGGGAAGGCGTCGATCTATCTGGCGAAACTAGCGATCGATTCCCCGTCCTAACCATCGGGCGTCACCCACCTCGATGGAGGCGTCAACGTCCCTGTTTCGCCCTGCTTTGACGCCTATACATCGGTGGTGGAGTGATCATGTGTCCAGAATCCTCACAGGGGGCCATCTGACGCGTCTTGGCGCCTCGCTTAGGGTTTACCCAGGGGTCGCCGTCCGATGCGATAGACGGGCTCCTAGAGCCTCCTGGAAGGGCCCCCGGCGGGGGGGCTCCGCGGTCGCCAATTGATCGTCCAAGAACGGGCTACGTCATCGCGTAGCGGCACCTCAGAGAGAGCCTGAGTTGTGGGCGCGAGAGCATTTTGCATTTTCCATCATCGTAAGTCGAAGAACCGGACGCTAAGGCGTGCCGGCTGATCTTGGTGGCTAGAGCGTGCTTCACTTGGCCGTAGCGTTTCTAGCCTCGCTCTGATCCACGGAGCAACGTGCGGAAGTCTCGCGCAGAGACGCAGAGTTGGATGCTTTCCAAGACTCACGCAAAGGCGCTAAGCCGCAAAGAACGCGTTGCTCTGCGATCGTTTGCGGCTATGCCCATTTCTCAACGACTTTGTCTTTGCGCCTTGGCGGCTTGGCGTGAGTCTTCGCTGCCTACCCTCGGCGTCTCCGCGCGAGACGCTACGGCAAAATAAAGTACGCTATAGCGCTTATTAGCCGCGGGGCCTTAGGACGTGTCTTCAAATTGCCTAAGAGGTTTAAGGGCCGCTACGACTCCGCCTTCTTGTTTCTCAGGTCAAGGAAGACGGAGCCGAGTTGTTGAAGCGGGAGGAGTATCCAGCGATTTGACGAGCGGGCATCAGCGAGTGATCTGGCAGTTGCTGCCGGTGAGGTCGAGGCGGGGCCGGCCGCCGGTGGACCGTCGGGAGGTCCTCAACGCGATCCCGTGCTGGCACGGGACATTGACGCAAGAGGCTCTAGTCCGTCGGGGTTGGACACAGGCATCTCCTCGGCATCGTTACTGTCGTTACCCAGCAGGGCGAAGGCTTCCTCATGATCACTCACGTCCGTACGTTGGTTCATCAGGAACGCCAACTGTAGGGCGATCGCAAGGGAGCCACCGTTCTCATTTAAGCGAGGGCGCAGCGGCATTGGCTGAAACTGCTTCCGCTGCGTACCAGACATCTCTGCGAGTAGGAGTGAACCCATCGCGGGCTCGATTGCTAGGGCCTCAAAACCGCCATCGACGGACAGAACTCTGTCAATCGCTATCGCCTGCTTTAGGGCAGGTGCTAGTGGAATTGCTGGGTCATCCATGGTGAAGACAGCGAACCCCAGAAGAACCTGGTCGGCTCCCTCGACAACGTACTCGAGCGTCAGGCCGCTGTGGGGCGCGGAGAGGTCGAAGGGCGCGCCGAGGGCCAGCGACTCGCCGGGCAGCAACACAGTCGCGCCGGCGGCGTTGAGTTCGGAGAGGGCCGACGCGGTCGGCGCCGCCTCCTCCCAGCCGGCGATGGATTGGTCGCCGAGACTGTTCCAGGCGCCGTTGCCGGGAAGCAACGAGGCGTTGGCCGAGAGGAGGCTGTACCCAATCAGCGACAGCGGCGCCCCGGCGCCGTTCCACAGCCGGGCGTCGCCCGTCGAGGGGTCGATCATCAGCACGAGCGCATCAAGCACCGGCGGTTGGCCGTTCGCATCGCCGAGATGGTCGCGCCATACGGTGTAGTCCGCCGCGTTGACGACGCCGTCGCCGTTGCCGTCGGCCGCGTTCTGACCCGCGGCGCCGTAGGAAGCCCGCCACACGGCGTGGTCCGCCCGGGTGACCGCGCCGCTGCGGTCGTAGTCGCCGGCGAGAGGATCGATCACCGCTGCGAAGCTGAGCGGCGCGTTGTTCTCCGCCAGCCAGCGCGCGTTGAAGAGGTTCCAATCGTCGACGTCGGTGTCGCCATCGAAGTCGACGTCACCGTAGCTGACGCGCTCTTTGAGCGACAACAACGACCCGTCCGCGCCCCACCCCGCGCCGAACGCGGCGACGTCGTTCAGATCGAGCCTGCCGTTGAGATCGACGTCGCTCGTGGTGAACGGGAGCAAACGCCCCGAGTCGAGCACCGCAGCGATCTCCAGGAAGTTGATCCGGGTCTCCTTGTCGGCGGCGGCGCCGGCGTCGAGCGTGAGCCGGCCGTCATTCACCACGACGAGGCGCGTCGTCTCGGCGAACTCGTTGGCGTCGAGCGGCTGGCCCGCCCAGTAGCCCGTTCCCTCGACGTTCAATGTGTGATTGCTGGGGAAGCCGGCGTCGCCGACGCTGGCGGTCACCAAGTACTCGCCGTTGGGAACCTCGATCTCCCAGACGCCGCCGGCGTGGAAGTGGACCAGGGTGTCGAGCAGCGGGTCCGTGTTCGCGTCGCGGTCGCGGCTGACGTCGGTGTGGTCGGAGGACCAGCCATAACTCCAGCCGGCGCCGTGATCGGCGTAAGGCAGGCCCGTGTCGGCCAAGTAGCCGCCGGGGGCCGCGACCCCGGCAACTTGGAAGTTGATGTTCACTAACGGCTCGGCCGAGACCTGCGTCAGCCGGGCGCCGGCCCAGTCGGCGTGGTCCTCGCCGTTGCCGTCCCGGTTGTCGTCGACGATCAGCTTGAGCTCGCTCGCGCCCACGACGCTGACATCGACGGCCTGGGTGGGCGACGCGCCGGTCATTGTGCCGCTGTTGTAGACCTCGACCCCATCGACCAGCACACGGAAGACGACCGTGCCGCCGCCCACCTCGTCATCGACGCCGATGTCCGAGACGAAGCGTGCGTACTGGCCGTCGAGCGCGTAGGTGATCTCCGAGTTGGCATGGACGCCGAGCCCCTTGGGGTAGACCACGCCATTGAGGCGGATCGACCGTCCGTCGCCAGCGTCGTCCTCTCCATTGCTTGAGTCGAACTCGACAGGCCCCCAGCCATTCACCGGCGTCTCCGCCGGCGCCAGATCGCTCAGGTAGACGAAGTCCTCATCGTAGGTGCGGTACAGGGCGACGTAGGCCGTGTCGTCCTCTGGCGTGAAGATGGTCCGCTCGTTGTTCGTAACGCCGTCGAGCCACTGCACGAAGTAAGCGGTCCCGTCGCCGAGCGACTGCGTCAACGGCGCCTTGAGGGTCCGCTCGACGTTCTCAACGCCCCTGTCGGTGAAGGGCCCGTCGATCTCTTTGCCATCGATGGTCAGGGTCCCGGCGCCGCCGGGGAGGTTGGTCTGGACGACAAACTCCGACTTATGC from Botrimarina mediterranea encodes:
- a CDS encoding DUF4185 domain-containing protein gives rise to the protein MKKLLRCIIETHLAVFLVVSVSPPLLWASSITETHDWEIVARLTGPAGSDSINPTWDVGIGGTDLGFSVNHNGKAYYLFGDTFASDAGAGSGGPDWRKNVMAYSTDFEPSDGITFDGWITRPNGTATQVITPGTAPVTYIPTGGVSVGDNLYVWYMHVSDWNEWTLSHAGLGRWSEGDSQFTIVPDYQFSNPNGGAYSAGHGSQGYGNFGMVAASYRNPLENTSDPHIYLWGTPGGREGGVKLARVLPEQIEDLSAYEYFTGESAGTPQWGSGETSGVKLVDSGVGEMSVMYNEALREWTMMSISGGPAPDIEVRHAENPWGPWSAPKTVVDFADAPGGIYSPYMNPLLVEGGGRTVYFTMSLWDPYDVYLAKATFDIDFETRWDAALSSAAFDANWSHGLPTDEHRTLVDNGGTIRVSAATVMREMVIGSDVSLGGAVQVSPSGSLTIGGGGVVLSRTSTSEAELVVAGGRLEIQADANGAGDMIVGERGPATFTLTAGETRLAGNLTSAVFGSHATIEHSGGTLEAKELLLGGEGQSDYALSSGGVLTARGLMVLARQAGGESTFTQTAGEVALSTASAVPSRIGLVIGERGSAQYTISDGTLDVPGVVWIAGQGGSQGELAIEGGAVRVGGDLVVGQQGQGVLTQSDGTLQVDGRLRVGNGRLEVTGGDLTVGSYQQDTGSTLEFGIGVVEGGDVTVLSTAVLGGDLSLRLLDDHLPSAGESHTLLDAGADLLGAFENIASGDRLETLDGQGSFLVHYGANSPYGADRLVLDAFEIAGLRSDYNGDGLVDAADYTVWRDSFGDPVSRPYDGADGDGNGEIDQADYAIWATNFGASADSDPAHAVPEPSALVVGVAMLLALQVKQR
- a CDS encoding exo-alpha-sialidase, which translates into the protein MHLKTAFTWGAALMFVLTIQGSSVFAQAPLEARILETKKIWDRADHNAFTDLLYWKGVWFCAFREAKSHVGSQGVLRVLRSDDADNWESAAVVRDPTYDLRDAKLSVTPSGDLMITGGAQTSADGRLLTGTITAVSSDGVEWTSPEMVVEPGRWVWDLAWRNGVAWGVSYAAPEGTKATSLVRTTDGRQFETHVEEFFAKTSYPNEARIRFDAQGAAYCLQRSDGDQDAAYLGVSTPPYQRWEWKSLERFIGGPSLLQLPSGEWLAAGRIFENGQPKTAVLSLDVEAGAVETLAVLPSGGDCSYPGLDFRDGVLRVSYYSSHEGKASIYLAKLAIDSPS
- a CDS encoding NPCBM/NEW2 domain-containing protein, with product MRFRKHRGLLAARTLGAERLEDRRLLANVPAGFTETVLAAELTSPTTLDIDESGRVWVAYQDGRIEVLEPGASEPVFAHQLDADGSAEHGLQGLELDPDFENNHYVYVYYTANTPEPHNRLSRLTVDPTTENTILPGSEVPLLELPPLSEYGNPPWHIGGSVVFDAEGHLYVQIGESQQSAQSQDLESPLGKVFRLHSDGSIPTDNPYYNAADGVTWRDYIWASGLRNPFAGDLDPLTGRYLIADVGAGSWEEINDATQPGLNFGWPTTEGPFNDGQFPDFTEPLYGYPHTLGCAITGVAFTQPGANAFPESYQGKVFFAEFCSGQLLLIDPANPPAAGEATVFAKGADFPMNIEFGPDGSLYYISRGAGAGGAPGIGSGSVRKIAYAADVGPSIVVDPSDQLASVGYSTQMTVSAAGTSPLAYQWQVSSGGPYVDVPGANSATLNLNSVQLADSGKTYRAVVTNALGSAISAAATLTVTSDTPPTPHIVLPTEGAAYAAGDIITFSGFASDAEDGTLADSQLTWRVDFHHNVHSHPFIPPTTGVSGGEFQVPTATETDDNVWYRINLTVTDSAGLTSSTFVDVLPHKSEFVVQTNLPGGAGTLTIDGKEIDGPFTDRGVENVERTLKAPLTQSLGDGTAYFVQWLDGVTNNERTIFTPEDDTAYVALYRTYDEDFVYLSDLAPAETPVNGWGPVEFDSSNGEDDAGDGRSIRLNGVVYPKGLGVHANSEITYALDGQYARFVSDIGVDDEVGGGTVVFRVLVDGVEVYNSGTMTGASPTQAVDVSVVGASELKLIVDDNRDGNGEDHADWAGARLTQVSAEPLVNINFQVAGVAAPGGYLADTGLPYADHGAGWSYGWSSDHTDVSRDRDANTDPLLDTLVHFHAGGVWEIEVPNGEYLVTASVGDAGFPSNHTLNVEGTGYWAGQPLDANEFAETTRLVVVNDGRLTLDAGAAADKETRINFLEIAAVLDSGRLLPFTTSDVDLNGRLDLNDVAAFGAGWGADGSLLSLKERVSYGDVDFDGDTDVDDWNLFNARWLAENNAPLSFAAVIDPLAGDYDRSGAVTRADHAVWRASYGAAGQNAADGNGDGVVNAADYTVWRDHLGDANGQPPVLDALVLMIDPSTGDARLWNGAGAPLSLIGYSLLSANASLLPGNGAWNSLGDQSIAGWEEAAPTASALSELNAAGATVLLPGESLALGAPFDLSAPHSGLTLEYVVEGADQVLLGFAVFTMDDPAIPLAPALKQAIAIDRVLSVDGGFEALAIEPAMGSLLLAEMSGTQRKQFQPMPLRPRLNENGGSLAIALQLAFLMNQRTDVSDHEEAFALLGNDSNDAEEMPVSNPDGLEPLASMSRASTGSR